The genomic window TTTGATGTGGAAATAAAAGCTGCAAAAGAGCAAAAGGGAAGAAGAGACTGAAAGGGTTAAATGAAAAGTGAGGCGCTTCAGAGTCACTGCAGCATGACACAAAAACCTGAGAGACAAATCAAGAGAAAGGGACATTAAAAAGTGTTCTTTAGTATCAAATACATGACCAGGAGTCACCACAAATACCAGAAAATAAAGAGAATGTTCCATTATACTTTAGTAATTGAAATAAATCTAAGGATTATTTTTGTTCAAACATGgttattttaatcttttttttaacagttatttGCTCATTAtagttcatttatttcactctCAGCTGTCATAAACACAAAAACGTTTTTAGCGATGATATGAAATTGGTaataatatttattcatattattattattcctactATATTTCAGcagagtttaatttagttcataaaGGCAAATATTCTATATATGAACAGAATGCAGACGATGAACAAACCATGAAATTCTACTGCGAGTGACATCACAGAATAAATCTCTTCTGTATTATAGATCCGACCAGAACAGAAACAAATAATACTAACCAGACCCAAATCAACCGTATATTCTGTTCAAGGGAGGCAGAAATGTCACTGGGGAAAAAAGCCAAACACCTTCATGGTTTGGTGGAAATGTGTTTTGCAGCTGATATGAAATTGTATTTGTAAAAGTCTGGAAAATGTTTTGTCATAGGCTCTTTTGAATTTATAATAGAGGTGTACTGAAACAGAATCCTGTACATTTCTCTCTTCAGATGTAATCGCACCTGTGTTTGTACGGCTGTGATGGAGTGTGggatgttcatgtgtgttcacttCCTCTCTCCCCCAGCTCATGGGGGTCTTAATCAACTAGGTGGCATGTTTGTGAATGGTCGGCCGCTCCCGGAGGTCATCCGCCAGAGGATTGTGGACATGGCACACCAGGGCGTGAGACCCTGCGACATCTCCCGCCAGCTGAGGGTCAGTCACGGCTGCGTCAGCAAGATCCTGGGCAGGTaaacagaccacacacacacacacacacacacacacacacacacacacacacacacacacacacacacatgttgtgtttccatgttttatggggactttccatagacataatggtttttatactgtacaaactttatattctatcccctaaacctaacccaatccctaaacctaaccctcacagaaaacattctgcatttttacattttcaataaaacattgtttagtatgatttataagctgttttcctcatggggaccgacaaaatgtccccacaaggtcaaaaatttcgggttttactatccttatggggacatttggtccccacaaagtgataaatacacgctcacacacagacacacacacactcacacacacacacacacacatacagacacacacacactcacacacacacacacacacacacacacacacacacacacacacacacacacacacacacacacacacactttaacaaGCTGAGAAATAGCAGGACGCTTCCAACTGAATTTATGATTTCATATTCTAAacacatttgtaaacaaatagcTTCAGTCTTAGAAGCTGATTGGTCAATGCAGTGTTCCAGTCGTGTTAACTCATATAGCACACATACTTTAGATCAAtgaacatctgctgaacatcttagaAACGTCAGATTTACAATCattcataaacgtctcaaagacatgtGATGAATggcttattgacatccgagaggaaacgtcttatagaTGTATAGCAGATGAGCAAACGAGGTAAaaaatacgtcttccagatgtaaacacacacatcaaatagacgtctgggtgatgtacaaTATCAGGAATAAATACACAATCCAGTAACAGCTCTGAATTGAGACGGAACAAAGAGAACAGCCATTAACTGCAGTTTACATGTCACAGATTTTCATGAATTTtattcataaaatgttttgataaaaATTTGTCAAAATTTGTATGATGTAACAATCAGTGACTATATTCCTGATATATCTTCTTGTGCCCCACTGCTTAATCGTAGCTCTTTTATATAATGCGATGAGCTATAATGTCTTGTACTGATGTCTCTTTCAGGTACTATGAGACGGGCAGCATTAAACCAGGAGTCATCGGTGGCTCAAAGCCGAAAGTCGCGACTCCTCAAGTGGTGGAGAAGATCGCCGAGTACAAGCGTCAGAACCCCACAATGTTTGCGTGGGAGATCAGAGACAGATTGCTGGCGGAGGGTGTTTGTGACGGAGACACGGTGCCCAGCGTCAGTTCCATTAACAGGTAATGAACTTGGACCTCACCGACGACAGGTCAAAGAGTCACTTTATTTGTGAACTCAGTACATAAACATACATGTTTATCTTCTCTTAAAGGATCATTCGCACTAAAGTTCAGCAGCCATTCAATCTTCCTCTGGACACTAAAGGTGTCAGTCCTGGACAAACACTGAGTACGAAAATACATCTCACACTTCtatcgtatatatatatacacttctcAAGATTGTTTTCCAGTTAATGTTTTAATTGTTCATAGTTCCCAGCTCAACGGTCACCCCTCCAGAATCTCCTCAGTCGGATTCTCTGGGCTCCACGTACTCCATCAGTGGACTGCTGGGAATCCCACAGACCAGCAGCGACAGCAAGAGAAACCATGACGACAGTGAGTGAGAAGATCACATTATTAGATGTAGTGTCATTCGCTGATGTAGACGACACTGAACGACAACAGCAGCTCTAGACATTTCATTCATATTGCTATTTAACATGCTTGTTCAGATTACAGATCAGGAAATGTTGTGGTTCAATTTTGGATCTTTAAGATTAAAATCCATTAGAAAAGAGTCAGTGCTGATTTGTCTCAATGGGAGTAACAGTTATACTGCTTTTAATTCTGAAGCGTGTAACTAGTTCACTGttcaaatactttcttctatcccagtttaatatgcagagacaattataagGAAGCCATTTGGaggttcattttctcaaaaactggtAACACAgttctctgtggtgctataaaaaggTCCTCTGTTGGTTTTGAGCTTCCCGTCCAGCTGACACAAAAACATTCACTCAACCAAAGGTGTGTGTCGGGGGGCGGGAGAACAGTTTGCTTTATCAACGTATTCAAAAGCGGTTTTgagaacaatatttatttttgcaattccgtttggtggcgatAGTGTTGCAGAAACTAAACTCTTCACGCTCACATCTGAATGGAATGTATGCAACACCTAACTGAGCAGCTCTTAATCAAAATGTGAAGTGGGCACCAACGTTGATATTGCACACACCTGGCGCTATAAAATGGGTAATGCCACTGTGTAGACTAGGTAATTGGAGAATTGTAGACCTGTGTTTTGGCCAAGAGACCAGGTCGTGTGTTTATCAAAGGCATTAACTCTCCCAAAACAGTTATCACTGAATAAAGAGCCTATTACAATGTTTTAGAGCTTGTGTGAAACTGTGTTGGTCTGTCAGGCGATCAGGAGAGCTGTCGGCACAGCGTGGACTCTCAGAGCAGTAGCGGTGGAGCCAGGAAACAGTTGAGAACGGATCACTTCCCCTCGCAGCACCTCGACTGCGGATTCCAGTGTCACTACAGTGCAGACGCATTCAGCTCGACTGCGGCCGGGAAAACAGAGCAGGTACTGCAGTGACACACTGATGTTATATGACATCAAGAACacttctggagaaaaaaaaagccttttattATAACTAAAGTAACTAAATGGACAACGATGTTGATAATGCTAACCCTCCTGCAGTCGCCGTATCCTCTCTCGCTCATCAATGGCAGTTTGGATGAGGGTAAAAGTGGCTCCACTATCAGTCGAAACCTGGCAGCACATCAGGGATACACGGTGGTCACAGGTAATAATGATTGTTTGTGTGCCATTCTCTCtcatttacattcttcttctatttctttcatttgtgtcatcatttagCATATGTGCTCATCAAGTCTGTGATAATTGcaacccattcattttcatatccattaACGCTGATAAATTGATTCTTCCACCTATCTGTCAATGCATGGCTCCACCTCAGAAGCCCTACAGCCCCTCCCACTCTGTCTGAAACAGGAAATGCCACCCGAGGAGAACAGCTCAAGTCCCTCCCCCAACATCATCCCTAATTCAGCTTTCCTGGAGCTCACATCCATCAGTAACAGTTGCGCCGGCTCCGCTCATTTATCTCATGGCTTCAGCTCATTTTCCCATCATGCACCTGTTATGGGGCCGTTCAGCAGTCCGTCACTCATCGCAGGTATTAATACATCCAAACCATCGATCTGTCATCACAGTTACATCACGACTGTTCCATGTTAAATGAAAGGTTTTTGTTTTGGTACCTCCAAACAAAGCAATGAGCGTTTTCACGAACTGTTTCAGGACGAGATGTGGCGAGCTCAATGTTGCCCGGTTACCCTCCACACATCCCTTCAGCTGCTCAGACGGGTTTCTCATCATCCACCATCACTGGAATGGTTGCAGGTGAGAATTCACTCACTTACTGTGTATTCATTTCTCGTGTTGTAATTGGGTTGTTTACATCAGCGGTTCTCAATCCGAATCGGTGTCATTCTTCATTCTAAACACTGCTCTAAAATCACGAGATTAATCGTTATcattttattctataaaaatACACTTCTACAAAGTCAATATTTGATTACATGCAGTAGTATTTTATATCAATTTAAGAATTCAATTAGGGTCagataattatttcattttgcttCAGTGACGTGATGCTCGTTTTTTTTGTCTAGGTCTATGAGAGatataattcacacaaaacaatgactTGATACACCTCTTGATGGACATGTTTTCaaattttgaagtcatttttatatttttctggggcttaaagtcaaAAATGTCATGTGACGTGACCATCCAGAGACAGTCAAAAATATGgtgtaattaaaagttaaaatctTGAAATAATTCAAGTTGGCATGAGTAGTGCTGAATAATCTTTAATGAATCTTTCTTAAAAATAACAACtgtgttttaaaatgtgatttatatttCACAAGGCCATTTGCTGTAACCCGGAGAAAACATCTTGATATTCTTCactcagaaataaaataaaatatatataaatatagtcaaCGCAacttaattattcatttaaaaaaaaaaaattcaaacatatttttcaaggtaaattatatatatatatatatatctcatatatTCAATGTGCAAGAATAGTATTTTAATACGTTTTACTTGATGTTGCAACACATAACATTTTCAAGTCATTAAATCCGGACACAAAGATTATGATTTCTACCATCTGGACACGTGTTTTAAACTAAATTtgaaaagatttctcatttttatcccCTCAGACAATATTATTTGGCATAAAACCTTTTGCTAACAAGTTTTCTTCAAAACAtcatggccacaaaatatttttctcaCACTGTAAAAATGCgtctttagaaataaaaataaatggctgtctttatattttaggaaggggTCCCTGAAAGGGGGATCATCGTATTAgtgggtccttggcatcaaaaactTTGAAAAGCCCTGCTTTACTGAATAATGTGTCCATGGATTCATTTTTATCaacatgaagattttaggtcaaatatatatatgaatatacagtttatgggaatatatatatatatatatcctgtaaCGCGTCACCATTTTCATCACTTTTAGCCTCTACTGGTTCATTTGAAATGGTTCTGAAGGTGTGAGTAATTCATTTGTGAAATAGCTCAAAATatgcggcttgttgaggagagatttGCCATTGCCTTTTACATGAGCGGACCATAAAACAGGCATGTATGGAGGACTCGAGTCATATATAAAGACCAGAATATCAAGACTTGAGGGCGCAGGACTCTTCTGATCAGGCGCAACCACACTAGATACCACTAAACAAGACCACCCGCACAATCGATTTTAAAGTGTGGGGTGCACCCATTTATCCTCAATCTCATTCAAACTGGCTGCAGCGGCAAGTGTTTTCTTCTCTATGTGCTGTCAGGTTCTTATAATGGAAACAAAGGGGAAGATTTCATTGAATTAACActtacatttcggtctgttcttcacacaacgCATTcgtgtggcttcagaagacttgaaatatagtactcgagtgatatggattacttttatgagctTCTGAAGCTTGACATTCACAATCACCATCCTTTCATCCCTCATCCTTCTGTTccacagattacatttttttatttattctatttttggatatgtatttttttaaagtttgtgaTGAAAATGCTTATacagaaatacagaaaaacaaaacaatgtaggCCAAACAACCAACAgttcatttatgttttttaattgaaatgaagAATGTAACTTTTCATTATTACGCAAAACAAAAAAGAGCAAGTCTAAGCATCATTGTATTCATTTGAATTgatcaattgtattttttttatatatttatttagtattttttgaaACAGACTTGAATTCAGATCAAATTTTTATTTGTACTAAAACCAAGGAGGGGTCCTACTTTTAAAGAGGGgtgtgaccaaaaaaaaacatgaagaactgctgccctagcaaccacatgtcAACGTGTTAAACCCAATGAAAGGTCCCCAGCATAATAGCAGTGAGTTTAGCAATGGTAAGCACcgctcacatttatttatttttgagaaaatgtaaaaatgttctttGAAATCATGAACATCGGTGTTCTGATAAAAGCATAAACGTTGTGCAGTGTAGGTTTCTGAAGCACACCGAGTGTGAGAGCTGCTGTGAGGGCGGTTTAGAGATTAACAGGGGGACGGTGGGTTAATCAGTAGCCCGTTGGCTTTGGTGAGTGGCAGAAGAGGTCTGAGAGAACAGAGCAGGAGTTCCGCCCTACTGCCCACGCCTGCTGCGGCCCTTGACACCCGACCACACAGAACCACAGCAACCGCACAGGGGCCCGCGAAGGGGCGAGCATTAGCAgtgtgaaaagagagagagatcaaagCAGAAATACACCAGAATTAAAGTACAACCTACGTGGAAAGAGAGACAGAGTATATGTAGAATATATGCATTAAGAAACAAAAGCCATGAGGAATAAGAGAGAAATGCAGCAGAGCTCGATTGAGTGGTTTTTTATGAAGTCTGCCCTGCGAAGCGCGAAATGAGAGGGtctgatttattatttttctggTGGGCTCCCCAAGAGGAAGCGTTCATACACAATTACTCACTGAATGGGGGAGGGGGATTCAATCCTGCTCCCATAATTACCAATTAGATATTGGAATGTAAAAAGAAGAATGGCCAAGGGGGGCGGCACGAGCATGAAAGGCTAAAGGAGAAAGTGAGGGACGCTGGAGGAGTCTGACTGTACGCACCGGTGAGTAGCCGCTGGATTAATGGTTTACAAGCAGCTCTAACCGTCGAGTGAATGATGTGCTAGAACTCCAGCTGCCAAAAGCACAAACGGACTCGCACTGAGCGGCACATCTCAgtcaaacatacatttaaaaatgacattaaacaACCTTCTTGATGGACATAACTGACAAAATGTCAGAGAGGTTGAACTTCAAGCATAACAACGAATCTGAATTTCTTGTCGCTTCAAAGTTGAAGACGCTCCAGGAGTCTGAAACTGAGGGGCTCATTCTCAAATATTTCAGCCTCTTTATTGCAGCTTCTCAAACACATGTTgacattgttgttgttgtgttgttttctgtttgtaactgaatgtgtgtttgctTTTAGGTCCAGAATACACGAGTCAGACGTACAGCCATCCGACCTACACCTCGTACAGTGACGCCTGGAGATTCACCAACTCCACTATCTTGGGTAAGTCCAGCGAATATCCACCAGTCTACAGTCTCATGTGGATTATCAGTCTTCTCCATTTTGTTGATCTGGGAAATCCCACATAGTTACATTTTATAGTTCTGGGTAAAGGTGTTGGAGTAAAAGGTATTCACTGTATATTTGATCAAATGCATTAATGACCTGTAAGAAAAAAGCCACCGTGCCCTTCAACTATTGCATAAAATTTCAGTCACATGTACTTTGGcaggcagaacacacacacacacacacacacacacacacacacacacacacacacagtatgaaGTAAATTTACCTTGTGCAACTTTGCCTTGAGGCTATTGAGTCCTTCTGTGGAAAGAAATAAGGCCAGAGTCACAAGACGACAATTAACCCTTAACCCAGTGATGTCATTAGAACTTAGACAAACAGACGTttcaataatacaaaataatcaaCAAAAATCTACATTgctcaaaatacaataatatgtttCCTCCTCTGCAGGTTCTCCATATTATTACAGTTCAGCTTCACGAGCGGCTCATCCGTCCACCGCCGCATACGATCATCTCTAGCTCCAGGGAAACTTCTGTCGCTTTCACAATGGAGTATTTAGTGAAAAAACTCAAACATATTGACGGACGACACCTTTTGTTGCCTGTAAATCTATTGGTTTCCCGTTGAAGGCAAATTTCCAGTTTACATCTTGAGCAAGAAGATTTTCCAGCAGTCGCAGAGAAGACACCTGTATTTATATTTCTCTGTAGCCAAAGACATTTCTGTTGTGAACTGTTTTCATAGATTCATGACCACAAGAGTCTGTGAAACATCTAGTTGTATTTTTTATATCCAAAACTTAAGAGTAGCAACACAACCTGAATAAAAGCGGCAGTATATCCACACAATGAAAGCAGTGAGCAGTCCCACTGGAGGAATAATACCAAATAAACAGCATCAGAATTCATCGTTCTTCTGCTTGAGAAAGTGAAGTGCATTCGGGATGAATGAGTAAAGATCGTGTTGGGCTGGTGTAGTTTGTATTTAAGGTAAATGGATTGATATCTACAGAACTATGAGTATTTAAAGTTGTCACTCATTCATCCCATATTCATATATAACGCTGTTGCCTTTCATTAACTCATTCAGTTTCTCTTTTCAATTCACTGTATTTCCCCATCATGACATTCAGAAGTTGTGTTCATATGTTTTGGGGCAATATGTACAAAATGAAATTCTTTTATGTGATTATTGCGGCATTCATTAGATTCAAAACTTGATATCTTACAGTTTGTCATAATTTTATTTCTGTGAGTTTCAGAAATTAAGTTTGATTGTTCTGTCAATTATattattcaaatgtaaattaataatttctacaaaattattttgaatgaaaTAAAGCATGACACAGCAGCGTCCTCCCGTGTTTCCCTTTCAGAAACGGATTTAGACTCATTAAAACGAAATCAAGCTTGCAGAATTCTCATtcttcatgttttattaatactTCTCGGTTGTTGTTGATGGTGTTTTCATTTCTAAATCTAGTTTATTATGttgcatatttttctcagttcagCAGAACAGATGAAGGGACAAAAGCAATGATCCTGAAAACATGCGCATCTGtttcatttcctttttattttctgcATCACGTACTTTTATTTGCAATGATTTCGCGCCTCTTTTAATGGCGCTTTAACGAGGACACGGCCCACCTGGATCCGCCACCGGGTGATGAATGAGCCCCGTTACACCGGACACAATGAAGACTGTCTTTCAAACTTCCTCAATATGAACGTTGCTGTTTGTTTCGTGTCGGTAATTATATTAGAACAGACTAGAGCCCAAATTCTTTTTATCTAATTGCTTTGACATCTTTATGTCTTGGGTTTGCACAGAACCGCGTCTACGTTTGGGTTTTTCTCCGGTAGGCTATGGTCAAAACATAcgcggggctagttgtcacacacgTGCTTTAAACGTTTCCACACACGCTGGTAAGAAGAAACTTCATTAGTTCACTTGTTGCATATCAACACTGCGTAGATACAGAAAAAGATATAGTCAAAAGTTCATTTTAAAGTTCAcatgaaagtacattttcatctctgtttttactgtttatttctAATGTGGCAAACTTGGTATGATTTTCATCTCTTAACATTTTACATGTGTTTAATCTCAGAAGCAGAAGTGACCAGTAAATCCCAGTTGCgccccaattccaaaaaacaaTATTCGATTCCATGCAGTCAGATCTGTCATTTACATAATTCCACTTAATGCgtcatcaatccatgcattatttcggtcaatgctgtggctttgttgtttatttattgtcaAGTGTCTAGTTATTGCTATATTAAATATGACATAGTTAATAAATGTCTTTTATTGACATGAAAATGTCGTTTATCTTCTAGGCTTTTTAATTAGATCAGATACATTTGTTAGAGGGGGTTTTAAGCTGTAACATGCCCTGCCAATTGGGTACATTATaacatttcactttcttttttctgaagTAGATGGTGAAAAAAGTACACAATGTATTCATGAAACGAGACCACATATATGTGATAGACACGTGTGAAAtgaatgtgaaaaaagaaaaatacatcaaACCCCCTGATAACACTAAAGTAACCAAAAACTGTCAGTATGTGCTGCACTCTTTCTTAAGGCGTTATGACTGCATTAGGGATAATCGTTGTGAGATCACAATTCACTGATTTAAGACACAGTCTGATGTAAATAAACCAACAATATAAAGTATTTCAAAGTAACAGTTTAAATTGTGTCGTTTTATCATTGAAAGGTGAAAACAATTTGAGCACAACCCCATTTAGCCCGTAGCCTTTACGCCTTTATCAGTCTCCTGAGAAAACCCTGATCACTTTAAAATCTCTGCCAATTTTGTCTGGCGCTGTCAGTTTATTGATTTGCATGTAACCCCTTAAAACAAGGCCAACACGTCAACaagtttcattttcatttgaactCACTAAAGGTGTAAAGACTCTCCTGATCTGTCACAGCTTTACTGAAAACACTTCAGCTTATGTAAAAACGAAAGTGTCTCCAACATGGAGTCAAATATTACACAGAATCCCTCCTGTCATCATCCTCAATAATGTCTGCCAGCTGTGCCCCCACAACCACGACTATCAAACCTCGACACCACTGCAATTCAAAAGACACATAGAACAACTAGAATGTGGCTGTAAAACAATGATAATACTTCCTCCCTTTTCTGCCCCATTCACACTGTTagcgctctctctctttcacacaggGTGACTGTAGTCCTATTAGCATGGCGCTTGGGCTGTCGGTTTGCCAGTAATGAGTCCAGAAGCACAATATGGGCACCGGGCTGGAACAGCTGAGAGAGGACAAAGCATCTGAAAATGGGGCTGCCGCagagggcagagagagagagagagagagagagagatagagagagagagatttggggCCAGGAGTGTGTGGGCATGCGTTACTGTCATCACAGGAGCCAAAAGAGAGGCAGACAGGGGCCCTTCAAGAGTTGCAGCCAAAAAGGCAGCTCGCTGTTGTGTGTGCTAATACTTCAGTCTTGGTTTACGCTCTACTGTCCTGGACCGCTCGCCTGGAAACTTTGCATTTGTATCTTGGACTGAGACATTAGTCATCAACAAACGCAAAATCCCCTTCAGAATGGTCGGGTAGACAATATttgtctgtcaaaataaattaagAGATGTGTCAGCTGAAATCATGTGGTTGTGTCTCCTTTATGTGTGAGCGAAGAGGGTCATTGTAGCTTTGACagaagagtgagtgaatgaaacagcctcattaatacattttatcagCACATAGATTATTAATGTAAACATTGTCCGTTTATCACATCAAATCAGCACCCTTTCCAAAGACAATTAATCAGTGATGGTTTCTGGTGAGCTCATTGTCCTGAAATAGTGGGGTTAGATGTGGACTAGACAGAGTTCCTCAAGTGTACAGATCCCTGAATGACAGCAGGTTCATTATCCAAACATATCATTATCTTACATTTGAGAACTACTATAGAATATAGACCATTCATTtggccaaaccaagcaactttttGACTTAACtaaagttaaatggaaaaatcataataatcatCAATGAAcagattatttttctttataaacttTAAGCATCCAGATTAGAAAGATACTTCTTGATAGATCCTTAGGGacatataaatgaaaaatattgaaaCAAAGCATTTTACAAAACTAACAGTTCACTTTTTAACatctacatccaaatcctgaaatatcctattgtaaagtgttttataaatgcgatgtataattataattattattattattattggataaGTAAAGGGGTTGGGAACGCCTGTTTGAAGGGATCC from Xyrauchen texanus isolate HMW12.3.18 chromosome 3, RBS_HiC_50CHRs, whole genome shotgun sequence includes these protein-coding regions:
- the pax8 gene encoding paired box protein Pax-8 isoform X3; this encodes MSNTTGRGGMFVNGRPLPEVIRQRIVDMAHQGVRPCDISRQLRVSHGCVSKILGRYYETGSIKPGVIGGSKPKVATPQVVEKIAEYKRQNPTMFAWEIRDRLLAEGVCDGDTVPSVSSINRIIRTKVQQPFNLPLDTKGVSPGQTLIPSSTVTPPESPQSDSLGSTYSISGLLGIPQTSSDSKRNHDDSDQESCRHSVDSQSSSGGARKQLRTDHFPSQHLDCGFQCHYSADAFSSTAAGKTEQSPYPLSLINGSLDEGKSGSTISRNLAAHQGYTVVTEALQPLPLCLKQEMPPEENSSSPSPNIIPNSAFLELTSISNSCAGSAHLSHGFSSFSHHAPVMGPFSSPSLIAGRDVASSMLPGYPPHIPSAAQTGFSSSTITGMVAGPEYTSQTYSHPTYTSYSDAWRFTNSTILGSPYYYSSASRAAHPSTAAYDHL
- the pax8 gene encoding paired box protein Pax-8 isoform X2; the encoded protein is MSNTTGRAHGGLNQLGGMFVNGRPLPEVIRQRIVDMAHQGVRPCDISRQLRVSHGCVSKILGRYYETGSIKPGVIGGSKPKVATPQVVEKIAEYKRQNPTMFAWEIRDRLLAEGVCDGDTVPSVSSINRIIRTKVQQPFNLPLDTKGVSPGQTLIPSSTVTPPESPQSDSLGSTYSISGLLGIPQTSSDSKRNHDDSDQESCRHSVDSQSSSGGARKQLRTDHFPSQHLDCGFQCHYSADAFSSTAAGKTEQSPYPLSLINGSLDEGKSGSTISRNLAAHQGYTVVTEALQPLPLCLKQEMPPEENSSSPSPNIIPNSAFLELTSISNSCAGSAHLSHGFSSFSHHAPVMGPFSSPSLIAGRDVASSMLPGYPPHIPSAAQTGFSSSTITGMVAGPEYTSQTYSHPTYTSYSDAWRFTNSTILGSPYYYSSASRAAHPSTAAYDHL
- the pax8 gene encoding paired box protein Pax-8 isoform X1 — encoded protein: MECGMFMCVHFLSPPAHGGLNQLGGMFVNGRPLPEVIRQRIVDMAHQGVRPCDISRQLRVSHGCVSKILGRYYETGSIKPGVIGGSKPKVATPQVVEKIAEYKRQNPTMFAWEIRDRLLAEGVCDGDTVPSVSSINRIIRTKVQQPFNLPLDTKGVSPGQTLIPSSTVTPPESPQSDSLGSTYSISGLLGIPQTSSDSKRNHDDSDQESCRHSVDSQSSSGGARKQLRTDHFPSQHLDCGFQCHYSADAFSSTAAGKTEQSPYPLSLINGSLDEGKSGSTISRNLAAHQGYTVVTEALQPLPLCLKQEMPPEENSSSPSPNIIPNSAFLELTSISNSCAGSAHLSHGFSSFSHHAPVMGPFSSPSLIAGRDVASSMLPGYPPHIPSAAQTGFSSSTITGMVAGPEYTSQTYSHPTYTSYSDAWRFTNSTILGSPYYYSSASRAAHPSTAAYDHL
- the pax8 gene encoding paired box protein Pax-8 isoform X4; translation: MFVNGRPLPEVIRQRIVDMAHQGVRPCDISRQLRVSHGCVSKILGRYYETGSIKPGVIGGSKPKVATPQVVEKIAEYKRQNPTMFAWEIRDRLLAEGVCDGDTVPSVSSINRIIRTKVQQPFNLPLDTKGVSPGQTLIPSSTVTPPESPQSDSLGSTYSISGLLGIPQTSSDSKRNHDDSDQESCRHSVDSQSSSGGARKQLRTDHFPSQHLDCGFQCHYSADAFSSTAAGKTEQSPYPLSLINGSLDEGKSGSTISRNLAAHQGYTVVTEALQPLPLCLKQEMPPEENSSSPSPNIIPNSAFLELTSISNSCAGSAHLSHGFSSFSHHAPVMGPFSSPSLIAGRDVASSMLPGYPPHIPSAAQTGFSSSTITGMVAGPEYTSQTYSHPTYTSYSDAWRFTNSTILGSPYYYSSASRAAHPSTAAYDHL